One window of the Rhipicephalus sanguineus isolate Rsan-2018 chromosome 2, BIME_Rsan_1.4, whole genome shotgun sequence genome contains the following:
- the LOC119382247 gene encoding uncharacterized protein LOC119382247 has translation MQVIRHAIALMFFPALSGSSTCASLLRALPSRGPAQISTCGTWLDSTQDSTLQAMPLSQYLVLGTAWKASSATTSTVPQAIKPPPPSASPCGLGSCSARVITNPLHFIMQVIRHAIALMFFPALSGSSTCASLLRALPSRGPAQISTCGTWLDSTQDSTLQAMPLSQYLVLGTAWKASSATTSTVPQAIKPPPPSASPCGLGSCSARVTTNPLHFIMQSLSSGTLPNEWKVGKVVPVYKSGNRVSPLNYRPISITSIPCKIMEHIIYTNIVNFLDSNSFFHSSQHGFRKGLSCETQLALFLRDLHLNMDSNIQVDAIFLDYAKAFDKVPHQRLLLKLSHLGLRPDVIRWVKRAATPMAPPGRMGDPSRTTTVTVADTYT, from the exons ATGCAGGTTATTCGTCACGCCATCGCTCTGATGTTCTTTCCTGCGCTGTCTGGATCATCAACGTGCGCATCACTGTTGCGCGCGCTACCGTCCCGTGGACCTGCCCAGATTTCCACATGTGGGACTTGGCTGGACAGTACTCAGGATTCAACGCTGCAAGCTATGCCACTATCTCAGTACTTGGTCCTCGGCACAGCTTGGAAGGCCTCATCGGCAACGACATCAACCGTTCCCCAAGCTATAAAGCCACCGCCCCCGTCGGCATCGCCTTGTGGGCTCGGCAGCTGTTCTGCGAGAGTGATCACTAACCCTCTGCACTTCATCATGCAGGTTATTCGTCACGCCATCGCTCTGATGTTCTTTCCTGCGCTGTCTGGATCATCAACGTGCGCATCACTGTTGCGCGCGCTACCGTCCCGTGGACCTGCCCAGATTTCCACATGTGGGACTTGGCTGGACAGTACTCAGGATTCAACGCTGCAAGCTATGCCACTATCTCAGTACTTGGTCCTCGGCACAGCTTGGAAGGCCTCATCGGCAACGACATCAACCGTTCCCCAAGCTATAAAGCCACCGCCCCCGTCGGCATCGCCTTGTGGGCTCGGCAGCTGTTCTGCGAGAGTGACCACTAACCCTCTGCACTTCATCATGCAG TCTCTATCATCAGGCACTCTACCAAACGAATGGAAGGTgggcaaggtcgttccagtctacaAGTCAGGTAACAGAGTTTCACCATTAAACTACCGGCCCATCTCCATAACCAGCATACCGTGTAAAATCATGGAACATATCATTTACACTAACATCGTGAACTTCCTCGATTCCAACAGTTTTTTCCATTCATcacagcatggttttcgcaagGGACTGTCCTGCGAAACACAACTCGCTCTTTTTCTTCGTGATCTGCATTTAAACATGGACTCTAACATACAGGTAGACGCAATATTCCTTGACTATGCTAAAGCCTTCGACAAGGTACCACATCAACGCTTGCTGTTGAAACTTTCCCATTTAGGCTTGCGTCCAGATGTCATACGATGggttaaaagg